In a genomic window of Leptospira hartskeerlii:
- a CDS encoding GNAT family N-acetyltransferase: MIHSTYYPPKPIHLSGDRVELVPLVPDHTEALAEAVQDGELWKLWYTNIPEPESMTVWIQKALEEQEAGLSIPFAIIRKEDSKLLGTTRYMNIEKDARRLEIGTTWYSKSVQKTFVNTECKLLLLEHAFETLGCIAVEFRTHFMNSTSRKAIERLGAKLDGILRNHRISKNGTLRDTVVYSITKEEWPTVRGNLLFKLGKPQV; encoded by the coding sequence ATGATCCATTCTACTTACTATCCTCCTAAACCTATACACCTTTCCGGAGATCGTGTAGAACTTGTGCCTCTCGTTCCGGATCACACAGAAGCATTGGCAGAAGCGGTGCAAGATGGAGAACTCTGGAAATTATGGTACACGAATATTCCTGAACCGGAAAGTATGACTGTTTGGATCCAAAAAGCATTAGAAGAGCAGGAGGCGGGACTTTCTATCCCTTTTGCTATTATTAGAAAGGAAGATTCTAAACTTTTAGGAACTACAAGATATATGAATATCGAGAAGGATGCACGAAGGTTGGAGATCGGCACAACATGGTACTCAAAATCAGTCCAAAAAACTTTCGTGAATACCGAATGTAAACTTCTACTTTTGGAACATGCGTTCGAAACCTTAGGTTGTATCGCTGTAGAATTTAGGACCCATTTTATGAATTCTACATCCAGAAAGGCGATTGAAAGGTTGGGAGCAAAACTGGACGGTATACTTAGGAATCACCGTATTAGTAAAAACGGTACCTTAAGAGACACCGTAGTTTACAGTATTACGAAAGAAGAATGGCCGACAGTACGAGGGAATCTTTTGTTCAAACTAGGAAAACCTCAGGTTTAA
- a CDS encoding ClpP family protease, whose product MTDTLVEPIQFPGLRLEDNQLKEGKIFLWGQVDDSSAKHVVERLLYLSNQDPEKDITLVINSPGGANTSGMSILDTMDLIPNDVRTVCMGLAASFGALLLLSGTKGKRFAFPHSRIMLHQPHVPGTYQAKATDIGIFASMIERDKKEINRIVSERTGQPLEVVERDTDRDLWLTPSEAQIYGVIDGIMENWK is encoded by the coding sequence ATGACTGATACTTTAGTAGAGCCGATCCAATTTCCGGGACTCAGGTTAGAGGACAACCAACTCAAAGAAGGAAAAATTTTTCTTTGGGGACAGGTGGATGATTCTTCTGCAAAACATGTGGTAGAACGTTTATTATATCTTTCTAATCAAGATCCCGAAAAAGATATCACTCTTGTGATCAATAGTCCTGGAGGTGCAAACACGTCCGGTATGTCTATTCTGGATACAATGGACCTGATCCCGAATGATGTGAGGACAGTTTGTATGGGACTCGCTGCGAGTTTTGGCGCTCTACTTCTTCTTTCGGGGACAAAAGGTAAAAGATTCGCATTTCCTCATAGCAGGATCATGTTACACCAACCTCATGTTCCTGGAACTTATCAGGCAAAGGCAACTGATATCGGGATTTTTGCTTCTATGATCGAAAGAGATAAGAAGGAGATCAATCGTATCGTTTCTGAAAGAACAGGCCAACCACTAGAAGTTGTGGAAAGAGATACAGATCGAGACCTATGGCTTACTCCTTCTGAAGCACAAATCTACGGTGTGATCGACGGGATCATGGAAAATTGGAAATAA
- a CDS encoding RNA polymerase sigma factor, with translation MRDFKVLVTEASKGEEPAWTELMTRFEKYVSSQAIKRIRDQSKAEDLSQEVFLEAWKVLPSLRQPEAFPFLLRRLVLKHSDRILRKKDLLGTELNPEITKAAPRSGDTWRTEVLDALEELPNEEKQLLNLRYFGEMSYEEITEKTGIPIGNLKNRLRRSRELLRRQLLNKSDRKDWLEVLHGPMAIAS, from the coding sequence ATGCGCGATTTTAAAGTACTAGTCACAGAAGCTTCCAAAGGAGAAGAACCGGCTTGGACGGAGTTGATGACCCGTTTCGAAAAATACGTCAGTAGCCAGGCTATCAAAAGGATCCGAGATCAATCCAAGGCGGAGGACCTAAGCCAAGAAGTATTTTTAGAAGCTTGGAAAGTTCTTCCATCTCTAAGACAGCCGGAGGCATTTCCGTTCTTACTCAGAAGGTTAGTGCTGAAACATTCGGATCGTATCTTAAGAAAAAAAGATCTGCTCGGGACTGAGTTAAATCCTGAGATCACTAAGGCTGCTCCTCGTTCCGGAGATACTTGGAGGACAGAAGTTTTAGATGCGTTAGAAGAACTTCCTAACGAAGAGAAACAACTTTTGAATCTGAGATATTTTGGTGAGATGAGCTACGAAGAGATCACCGAAAAAACAGGGATCCCAATCGGTAATTTGAAAAACCGTTTGAGAAGAAGTAGAGAATTATTACGTAGACAACTTTTGAATAAATCGGACAGAAAAGATTGGTTGGAAGTCCTACATGGACCTATGGCAATCGCTTCCTGA
- a CDS encoding NTP transferase domain-containing protein yields the protein MKAFFPCAGFGTRMGEWTKSLPKPLLKINNIPLIYYSLFLAKSWGVNDAILNLHYFGEKIQEELKGFQNFQLHFSSETPEILGTGGGIRTGIERFWSLQDNFLVLNPDFILFPEPGFNPWPSAKDREKFDCILYLAKIPENANYTGLSLKNDQVQFTPGGYFYLGLSWMKASCLSELEPNKSFDLADIFRKLSSQNRLGGKVFPGTFLDLGEKQFYEKYRNTDFSDRLSADWFEFRKENHM from the coding sequence ATGAAGGCATTTTTTCCATGCGCAGGTTTCGGGACCAGAATGGGAGAATGGACCAAATCACTCCCCAAGCCTCTTTTAAAAATAAATAATATTCCTCTCATTTATTATTCCCTGTTTCTTGCAAAATCTTGGGGAGTCAATGATGCTATTCTTAACCTACATTATTTCGGAGAAAAGATACAGGAAGAGCTGAAAGGTTTTCAGAATTTTCAGTTACATTTCTCCTCAGAGACTCCTGAAATTTTAGGAACTGGCGGGGGAATTCGTACAGGAATCGAAAGATTTTGGAGTTTGCAGGATAATTTCTTAGTTTTAAATCCGGATTTTATTCTTTTTCCAGAACCTGGATTTAATCCTTGGCCAAGCGCAAAAGACAGAGAGAAGTTTGATTGTATATTATATTTAGCTAAAATTCCTGAAAATGCAAATTATACGGGACTCAGTCTAAAAAACGACCAGGTCCAATTTACGCCGGGAGGATATTTTTATCTGGGACTTTCCTGGATGAAAGCAAGTTGTCTTTCCGAGTTGGAGCCGAACAAATCTTTTGATCTTGCGGATATATTCCGTAAACTTTCTTCTCAAAATCGTCTCGGCGGAAAAGTTTTCCCAGGCACATTTTTGGATCTGGGAGAAAAGCAGTTTTACGAGAAATATAGGAACACTGATTTTTCAGATCGGCTTTCGGCCGATTGGTTTGAGTTTAGAAAGGAAAATCACATGTAG
- a CDS encoding phosphotransferase — MNEVLSEIDFRFLAIDGKFPEKIDPLNPEASARRYYRATYPGGATKILCKDQVFQHDFQEVGHFLEHHGFKVPKIYKTDVFNKLMLLSDEGDSDLSSIKDDAEYRTFLVKSLELLVSLQKTRPEPPVSTREFDYEKLNFENKFTFSSYIGFSEMFKIKTKLRPEIVFFLEEASGFLAEYKEKVFCHRDFHARNIMLSPTRELTLIDFQDARMGTPFYDISSLLYDAYRPIPFAMRQGLFLLFLKLSDNRFKKPRECYYLQCLQRSYKALGSYFMLVADKKQDKYRQSVLNCLDNLLEIVQVGLFPDQLFLFFHLLKKELSSNALFLEKL, encoded by the coding sequence ATGAACGAAGTTTTAAGTGAAATAGATTTTCGTTTCCTTGCGATCGATGGAAAGTTTCCCGAAAAAATAGACCCACTCAACCCGGAGGCTTCCGCGCGCAGATACTATCGTGCAACATATCCTGGAGGCGCCACAAAGATCCTTTGTAAGGACCAAGTCTTCCAACATGACTTTCAAGAAGTCGGACATTTTTTAGAACACCACGGTTTCAAAGTCCCTAAAATATATAAGACCGATGTATTCAATAAGCTAATGCTTCTTTCCGATGAGGGAGATTCCGACCTAAGCTCCATCAAAGACGATGCGGAATATAGAACCTTCTTAGTAAAATCTCTAGAACTCTTGGTCTCTCTTCAAAAGACTAGACCGGAGCCTCCAGTTTCCACTCGTGAATTCGATTATGAAAAGTTAAATTTCGAGAATAAGTTTACGTTTTCTTCATATATAGGCTTCTCCGAGATGTTTAAGATCAAAACCAAACTTAGACCGGAAATAGTTTTTTTCTTAGAAGAAGCTTCCGGTTTCTTAGCGGAATATAAGGAAAAGGTATTCTGCCATCGGGATTTTCACGCTCGAAACATAATGCTCTCCCCTACTAGAGAGTTGACGTTGATCGATTTCCAAGATGCAAGAATGGGGACTCCATTTTATGATATTTCTAGTCTATTATATGATGCTTATAGACCGATCCCATTTGCAATGAGACAAGGGCTTTTTCTACTCTTCTTAAAATTAAGCGATAATAGATTCAAAAAACCTAGAGAATGTTATTATCTACAATGCCTACAAAGATCTTACAAAGCACTTGGATCTTATTTTATGTTGGTCGCTGACAAAAAACAGGACAAATACAGACAAAGTGTTTTAAACTGTTTGGATAATTTATTAGAAATTGTGCAAGTAGGTCTTTTTCCGGACCAATTGTTCTTATTCTTTCATCTTCTAAAAAAAGAATTATCCAGCAATGCCTTATTCTTGGAAAAACTCTAG
- a CDS encoding hybrid sensor histidine kinase/response regulator yields MTREKNPNVLIIDDEAEIRTALERVISREGYHVFLAEDFESAMKIVRDYAVDIVISDILMGGKDGIEVAREIKKYNSNIPVILITGNPQLHTAEEALRNRVFDYISKPVSRQNILAALENARKEKEDRDRKSKKIIKAVREKTHFAQQSKDLDYRNSLILETTGDCVITLDEDLLIRGANEAAIRNFGYEENEIVGQKITLLISDENTGAYLERIAHLMSRKSDHNIARLHNAELIGRSGEKFNFDISVCRYELNGKTYYTGIARDITQKNIISEKLIDAERRAFLTTIASSIGHEINNALTAIQGFIEVARLPDADEPIKDKAISVTWNQITKLKNLTFNLLQLGKPGDSGRDKEDLDLNEVVESVIEVFRKTTRLKYCEIVFNRNQDKTSVHSNADQLSLLFSNIFLNSADATENKGKIEISVGEKNHHPMVKIKDNGVGMSKDILSKIFQPYFTTKKTGQGTGLGMFVAKEIADVFNIRIEIDSEPEKGTEFRLVFPDKL; encoded by the coding sequence ATGACAAGGGAAAAAAATCCCAACGTTCTGATCATTGACGACGAGGCGGAAATCAGGACCGCTTTAGAGCGTGTAATTTCTAGAGAAGGGTATCACGTTTTTCTTGCGGAAGATTTTGAATCCGCAATGAAGATCGTGAGAGATTATGCGGTAGATATAGTAATTTCCGATATCCTAATGGGCGGCAAAGATGGGATCGAAGTCGCAAGAGAGATTAAAAAATATAATTCTAATATTCCAGTCATACTCATCACCGGTAACCCTCAACTTCACACTGCGGAAGAAGCCCTCAGGAACAGAGTATTCGATTATATTTCCAAACCGGTAAGCAGACAGAACATTCTTGCCGCATTAGAGAATGCCCGCAAAGAAAAAGAAGATAGAGATAGAAAATCCAAAAAGATCATAAAAGCTGTCCGAGAAAAAACACATTTCGCACAACAATCCAAAGATCTAGATTATCGAAATAGTTTAATTTTGGAAACTACCGGAGACTGCGTGATCACCCTAGACGAAGATCTTCTTATTCGCGGAGCTAACGAAGCCGCGATCCGAAATTTTGGATACGAAGAAAACGAAATCGTAGGACAAAAGATCACACTTTTGATCTCTGATGAAAATACGGGCGCGTATTTGGAAAGGATCGCTCATTTGATGAGCCGCAAATCAGATCATAATATCGCCAGATTACATAACGCAGAATTGATCGGCAGGAGCGGGGAAAAATTCAATTTCGATATTTCCGTATGTAGATACGAATTGAATGGTAAAACATATTATACCGGCATCGCTAGGGACATCACGCAGAAAAATATTATCTCCGAAAAACTGATCGATGCGGAAAGAAGAGCATTCTTAACTACAATTGCTTCCAGTATCGGTCATGAGATCAATAACGCACTCACTGCCATCCAAGGTTTTATAGAAGTAGCAAGACTTCCTGATGCAGATGAACCTATCAAAGATAAGGCAATCTCAGTTACTTGGAACCAAATCACAAAATTAAAGAACCTGACTTTCAATTTACTTCAATTAGGGAAACCAGGAGATTCAGGTAGAGACAAAGAAGACTTGGATCTAAACGAAGTAGTGGAATCCGTCATAGAGGTTTTCAGAAAGACTACTCGCTTAAAGTATTGTGAGATCGTTTTTAATAGAAACCAGGACAAAACATCCGTTCATTCAAACGCGGATCAATTGAGCCTTTTATTCTCTAATATCTTCTTAAATTCTGCGGACGCGACAGAGAACAAAGGAAAGATAGAGATCTCAGTAGGAGAAAAAAATCATCACCCGATGGTTAAGATTAAGGATAACGGAGTCGGAATGAGCAAAGATATTCTTAGTAAGATCTTCCAGCCTTACTTCACTACTAAAAAAACCGGCCAAGGTACAGGTCTAGGAATGTTCGTAGCAAAAGAGATTGCAGACGTATTCAATATTCGAATAGAAATCGATTCTGAGCCGGAAAAAGGCACCGAATTCCGCTTGGTCTTTCCGGACAAATTGTAG
- a CDS encoding ATP-binding protein → MKNRELVLLLEKAFFPAQEGILILEPGSYSILGSNPKACSILGYDPDELKNLSLSNLLARPDSIGNYGSGAEELGISLLWNLRKRSGSLLLADFTINAFSETPNSPLIFHIYQRSEIREIELRLYYLQSILRTLRLLKLNLRSLRLSSESTLFQKICDTLKENPHYSLVWGFYRREDGTDQILIQSDLDSKWRKNLETAWEEKKSKSPFETLIEGKEQFHIYEFGSNVYPEWEEALVAKDFRRSLSLIIREEGKIIGGIQIISRENMAFDSGENYLYFEIVEDLLSSLQYLRIEKQRRETAKILQFQGALLNSLEVPLLSTDDEGFITYVNNNISALLGISKEEIIGIQVRELLKLEPEAMDMILLGSRAETRITIRGRHEVPFLLASSSLKDDYGNRIGTILLLLDISEQKKNEELIRASEMKLRNLFASMNNGIVILDPQGKVLEVAPILKFYLFQFLNVDVHDEFPSLFPEEAQKGILVKLEECIRTQRAAYFDFSMVLLGEEENYFSIKFLPLKKYQDFPVAAMLIFSDVTQTKILDRQLYETAKFASIGEIAAGIAHEVNNPLQSSLLYLEDLLEHEDPDPIERKKVYKRVEGAALRIRDLIKGLLDLGRRAPRKKELVSPYFILLRACELIEVSCKKNGIELKRVTNPELPQIHVAWQEIEQVLINCLVNAVNAISEMEHKPTNPLIQVSARKELYLNGEMVSFTIQDNGPGMNAEVAEKAFLPLYTTRRTKQGTGLGLTISQRIITDHGGTIHLESNPGQGTKVTVRVPVGKV, encoded by the coding sequence ATGAAGAACCGGGAATTAGTTCTACTCTTAGAAAAGGCCTTCTTTCCCGCCCAGGAAGGAATTCTAATCTTAGAACCCGGAAGTTATAGTATACTCGGTTCAAATCCTAAGGCATGCTCTATCTTAGGCTACGATCCCGATGAACTAAAAAACCTAAGCCTAAGCAATTTACTCGCTAGGCCGGACAGCATCGGGAATTACGGGAGCGGAGCGGAAGAATTAGGCATTTCTCTCCTTTGGAACTTGAGAAAAAGGAGCGGGTCACTTCTTCTTGCGGACTTTACGATCAACGCGTTCTCCGAGACTCCGAACTCACCTTTAATTTTTCATATCTACCAAAGATCGGAGATCAGAGAGATAGAACTCAGATTATATTATCTGCAAAGTATCTTAAGAACTCTCCGACTTTTAAAACTGAATTTACGATCTCTTCGCTTAAGTTCCGAGAGTACACTCTTTCAAAAGATCTGCGATACACTAAAAGAAAACCCTCACTATAGTTTGGTCTGGGGTTTTTATAGAAGAGAAGACGGAACAGATCAGATATTGATCCAATCGGACTTAGATTCTAAATGGAGAAAAAATTTAGAAACCGCTTGGGAAGAAAAAAAGTCCAAATCTCCTTTCGAAACTCTTATAGAAGGAAAAGAACAATTCCATATCTATGAATTCGGTTCCAACGTGTATCCGGAATGGGAAGAAGCACTAGTCGCAAAAGATTTCAGAAGATCCTTAAGCCTGATCATTCGAGAAGAAGGCAAAATTATAGGCGGGATCCAAATCATCTCTAGAGAGAACATGGCTTTCGATTCCGGAGAGAACTATCTGTATTTCGAGATAGTGGAAGATCTTCTTTCTTCTCTTCAATATTTAAGGATTGAAAAACAAAGAAGAGAAACCGCAAAAATCCTACAATTCCAAGGTGCACTCTTAAACTCCTTGGAAGTTCCTCTTTTGTCCACAGACGACGAAGGATTTATTACTTATGTGAATAATAATATCAGTGCTCTATTAGGAATTTCTAAAGAAGAGATTATTGGCATCCAAGTCAGAGAACTTCTAAAATTAGAGCCGGAAGCAATGGATATGATCCTTTTGGGTTCGAGAGCGGAAACCAGGATCACGATCCGAGGCAGGCATGAGGTCCCGTTTTTATTAGCTTCTTCTTCCTTGAAAGATGATTATGGGAATAGGATTGGGACAATCTTACTTCTTTTGGATATTTCGGAACAGAAAAAGAATGAAGAGTTGATCCGTGCCTCCGAAATGAAACTCCGGAACTTATTTGCCTCCATGAATAATGGAATCGTAATCTTGGACCCGCAAGGAAAAGTACTGGAAGTAGCCCCTATTCTAAAATTTTACTTATTCCAATTTTTGAATGTGGATGTGCACGACGAGTTCCCTTCTCTTTTCCCGGAAGAGGCGCAAAAAGGGATTTTGGTCAAATTAGAAGAATGTATCCGCACACAAAGAGCGGCCTACTTCGACTTCTCCATGGTATTATTAGGAGAAGAAGAAAATTACTTTTCTATAAAGTTCCTTCCTCTCAAAAAATACCAAGATTTTCCCGTTGCGGCGATGTTGATATTCTCAGACGTGACTCAAACCAAGATCTTGGACAGACAATTGTATGAGACCGCAAAATTCGCATCTATAGGGGAGATCGCAGCAGGTATCGCTCATGAAGTGAATAACCCTCTCCAATCCAGTTTATTATATCTAGAAGATCTTTTAGAACATGAAGATCCGGATCCAATAGAAAGAAAAAAAGTCTATAAGAGAGTAGAAGGCGCCGCCCTGCGGATCCGAGATCTGATCAAAGGACTTTTGGATTTAGGAAGAAGGGCTCCGAGAAAGAAAGAATTGGTTTCTCCTTATTTTATTCTTTTGAGAGCCTGCGAACTCATCGAAGTGAGTTGTAAAAAGAATGGAATCGAATTGAAACGAGTTACTAATCCGGAACTTCCTCAGATCCATGTAGCTTGGCAGGAAATCGAACAAGTATTGATCAATTGTTTAGTGAATGCAGTTAACGCAATTTCCGAAATGGAACATAAGCCGACTAATCCATTGATACAAGTTTCCGCACGAAAAGAATTATATTTGAACGGAGAGATGGTGAGTTTTACCATTCAAGATAACGGTCCCGGAATGAACGCCGAAGTCGCAGAGAAGGCCTTTTTACCTTTGTATACGACCAGGAGAACCAAACAGGGAACGGGACTTGGATTGACTATCTCTCAACGGATCATCACCGATCACGGAGGGACCATTCACTTGGAATCCAATCCGGGACAAGGCACCAAGGTTACTGTCCGAGTGCCTGTAGGAAAGGTATGA
- a CDS encoding alpha/beta fold hydrolase: MDFVYELFLRNYTRQKIRFMEKELGFQRLHLDLGGHKIFFLKRPSAQGSDKTLFFIHGLLDSATGFRRLAPFLRNDFNLLVPDIPGFGLSPLPKVKYLYQVDVFADLLYNSIRKLALNDLVLAGHSMGSLIAMMIAMRDSEKEKRVQRLVLLAPGGIPHPQRDEMRKLLFPSKTEEIERLLTALYQENVPELGCIAKRALLSQWNNVAHQFLTENTLDREKEIFLGKKLSAVSQKTLIISGTEDPITGPTMVKKLHSYLKRSKLVWIPNAKHALHMERPKEVAEKINSWL, from the coding sequence ATGGATTTTGTATACGAACTTTTTCTTCGAAATTATACCAGGCAAAAAATTCGATTTATGGAGAAGGAACTGGGATTTCAGCGTCTTCATCTGGATCTTGGCGGACACAAAATTTTCTTTTTGAAGAGACCTTCTGCCCAAGGATCGGATAAAACTCTTTTTTTCATCCACGGACTTCTGGATTCTGCCACAGGTTTCAGGAGACTGGCTCCTTTTTTACGAAATGACTTCAATCTTTTGGTCCCGGACATTCCAGGGTTCGGGTTAAGTCCTCTTCCTAAGGTAAAATATTTGTATCAAGTCGATGTATTTGCGGATCTTCTTTACAATTCGATCCGCAAACTCGCGTTAAACGATCTGGTTTTGGCAGGACACTCCATGGGTTCTTTGATCGCAATGATGATCGCTATGCGTGATTCTGAAAAAGAAAAAAGGGTCCAAAGACTTGTGCTGCTCGCTCCGGGTGGGATCCCTCATCCGCAAAGAGACGAAATGAGAAAATTACTTTTCCCTTCTAAAACAGAAGAGATTGAAAGACTTCTCACAGCATTGTATCAGGAGAATGTTCCGGAATTGGGTTGTATTGCTAAAAGAGCTCTGCTCAGTCAGTGGAATAATGTAGCTCACCAATTTTTAACGGAGAATACTTTAGACAGAGAGAAAGAAATTTTTCTAGGCAAAAAACTCTCTGCAGTTTCCCAAAAAACTCTGATCATTTCCGGCACAGAAGATCCAATCACCGGTCCCACTATGGTGAAAAAATTACATTCTTATTTAAAGAGAAGCAAACTGGTCTGGATCCCGAATGCGAAACATGCTCTGCACATGGAAAGACCAAAAGAAGTTGCAGAAAAGATCAATTCTTGGCTTTGA
- a CDS encoding response regulator, with product MEKVKIAIVEDNSEFAQNCANTLSVMEEVDQVEVFSSTEDLSQNREDKFDLVFMDIVLPGKSGIDYIKERSDFDNDPKYIMLSTLDTDDALIQAMKAGAVGFVLKKDLKDIKEVARMVMKEGGILSPGAAAKVISFFRKSPTKETHSLTPREREILNHIINGYRTKDIARNFGTKEGTVRIQIKSIFKKLQVNSRVDLVRKYSRF from the coding sequence ATGGAAAAAGTAAAAATTGCTATAGTTGAAGACAATTCAGAGTTTGCTCAGAACTGTGCAAACACTCTCTCCGTAATGGAAGAAGTAGATCAGGTAGAAGTATTTTCTTCTACCGAAGATTTATCACAAAATCGTGAGGATAAATTTGATCTTGTATTTATGGATATCGTTCTCCCTGGAAAATCCGGGATTGATTATATAAAAGAAAGATCCGATTTTGATAACGATCCAAAATACATTATGCTTTCCACGTTAGACACGGACGATGCTTTGATACAAGCGATGAAGGCAGGTGCAGTTGGATTTGTTCTTAAAAAAGATCTGAAAGACATAAAAGAAGTAGCGAGAATGGTGATGAAAGAAGGTGGAATACTTTCTCCCGGTGCTGCGGCAAAAGTGATCTCTTTTTTCAGAAAATCACCGACTAAGGAAACACATTCTCTAACTCCAAGAGAAAGAGAAATTTTGAACCATATCATCAACGGTTATAGAACGAAGGATATTGCGCGTAACTTCGGAACAAAAGAAGGTACTGTTCGGATCCAGATCAAAAGTATTTTTAAAAAATTACAAGTGAACTCCAGAGTGGATCTAGTTCGTAAATATTCTCGTTTCTAA
- a CDS encoding lysophospholipid acyltransferase family protein, producing the protein MKIAISSFLATFILKIIYITVRWSEIHVPKKAEELLLKKRGFVLALWHNQIPFIIDFTYKFYVKRYGLEVIPMASQSKDGELVTRVISHFGMRPKRGSSKRGGAAALKALVQDAKKGSISLITPDGPTGPVYTLKPGIIQLASMTGFPILSYYAKYDRYKIVQSWDRTPVPKLFSKAEFFISEPFYVPKLKGEEDLELWRKKFETFMLDQIGISQQEAESLREEVRLAAQKKRKLK; encoded by the coding sequence ATGAAGATCGCAATCTCCTCCTTCCTTGCAACTTTCATATTAAAAATTATCTATATAACTGTTCGTTGGTCCGAGATACATGTCCCAAAAAAAGCGGAAGAATTACTTCTTAAAAAAAGAGGATTTGTCTTAGCGCTTTGGCATAATCAGATCCCATTCATTATAGATTTCACATATAAGTTTTATGTAAAACGTTACGGCTTGGAAGTGATCCCTATGGCGTCTCAATCTAAGGACGGAGAATTGGTCACTAGAGTAATCTCTCATTTCGGAATGCGACCCAAAAGGGGTTCTAGTAAAAGAGGAGGAGCCGCAGCATTAAAGGCATTGGTCCAAGACGCCAAAAAAGGAAGTATCAGTTTGATCACACCTGACGGCCCCACTGGTCCCGTTTATACTCTCAAGCCGGGGATCATCCAATTAGCCTCGATGACAGGCTTTCCTATATTATCCTACTACGCTAAATATGATCGTTATAAAATTGTACAAAGCTGGGATAGGACGCCTGTTCCAAAACTATTCTCAAAAGCGGAATTCTTTATATCGGAACCGTTTTACGTTCCAAAACTTAAGGGAGAAGAAGATCTCGAACTTTGGAGAAAAAAATTCGAAACATTCATGCTGGATCAAATAGGGATCTCCCAACAAGAGGCAGAAAGCTTAAGGGAAGAAGTAAGACTGGCAGCACAGAAGAAAAGAAAACTCAAATAA